The following are from one region of the Quercus robur chromosome 1, dhQueRobu3.1, whole genome shotgun sequence genome:
- the LOC126714439 gene encoding uncharacterized protein LOC126714439 isoform X1: MTAPCPFCDVTVPWAELESRHANSHFELEDEQRKQKRLATDRDLAQQIALAPFSPHSHSNNLVMDDMSCESSCDDAVRGCGESHIDEKIACLIGLQIRSPFYQVETGLMALLKNCLELEAGNSTSILSGYVDHFHSIESEDVGWGCGWRNIQMLSSHLLMRRQEAREVLFGGSGFVPDIASLQRWLEIAWERGFDALGSEHFNRKIYGSRNWIGATECAALFRSFGLRARIVDFGPKELESLCLSVPGSSLGAQVSKINDRGKRKVVQVYGPMDKYILGRHYDAPLAGSRGDENSRYSSMQLGSNLGGGSGDNVLNKCARKNKGSEVLVHWVWNYFSDESLSKSCHHRVAVSEKPPLYFQHDGHSRTVVGVQVKHQQNGTQQFSLLILDPAHRTAALKTSLKENDGWQKLIKRGVHTLKKPQYQLCYIDPGIASEGEMELLKRIDSIFLEF, encoded by the exons ATGACAGCTCCGTGCCCCTTTTGTGATGTAACAGTTCCTTGGGCAGAACTGGAAAg CAGGCATGCTAACAGTCACTTTGAATTGGAAGATGAGCAGCGAAAGCAAAAAAGACTCGCTACGGACAGGGACTTGGCCCAGCAGATTGCTCTTGCCCCTTTTTCACCTCATTCTCACTCt AATAATCTAGTGATGGATGACATGTCATGTGAGTCGAGCTGTGATGATGCTGTTAGGGGTTGTGGAGAATCACATATTGATGAAAAGATTGCTTGCTTGATTGGTTTGCAGATTAGGAGCCCTTTTTACCAAGTTGAAACTGGTTTGATGGCTTTGTTGAAAAACTGTTTGGAATTAGAAGCAGGAAATTCGACAAGTATTTTGTCAGGTTATGTCGATCATTTTCATAGCATTGAATCTGAGGATGTTGGGTGGGGTTGTGGGTGGCGTAACATTCAAATGCTTAGCTCTCACTTGCTTATGCGAAGACAAGAAGCAAGAGAGGTTTTGTTTGGTGGTTCAGGATTTGTTCCCGATATAGCATCGCTTCAGAGATGGCTTGAGATTGCTTGGGAAAGGGGTTTTGATGCACTTGGCTCTGAACATTTCAATCGTAAAATTTATGGTTCAAGAAATTGGATTGGAGCTACTGAATGTGCTGCTCTATTCCGTTCTTTTGGGCTTCGCGCAAGAATAGTCGATTTTGGTCCAAAAGAACTTGAATCGCTTTGTCTTTCTGTTCCTGGTTCAAGTCTTGGGGCACAggtatcaaaaataaatgacagAGGCAAGAGGAAAGTAGTTCAGGTTTACGGACCGATGGATAAATACATTCTTGGGAGGCATTATGATGCTCCCCTAGCAGGTTCCAGAGGGGATGAAAATTCTAGATATTCTAGTATGCAGCTTGGTAGTAATTTAGGGGGTGGAAGTGGTGATAATGTTCTGAATAAATGTGCCAGAAAAAACAAGGGTTCGGAAGTTCTTGTTCATTGGGTGTGGAATTACTTTTCTGATGAGAGCTTAAGCAAATCTTGTCACCATCGTGTTGCTGTCAGCGAGAAACC ACCCTTGTATTTCCAACATGATGGACATTCAAGAACAGTCGTTGGAGTTCAAGTTAAACATCAACAGAATGGGACGCAGCAATTCAGTCTCTTAATTTTGGACCCTGCTCAT AGAACAGCAGCTCTAAAAACATCTCTTAAAGAGAATGATGGGTGGCAAAAGCTTATAAAAAGAGGGGTTCACACACTGAAGAAGCCACAATACCAG TTGTGTTACATTGATCCTGGAATTGCCAGTGAGGGGGAGATGGAGCTGCTTAAGAGAATAGATAGTATCTTTCTTGAATTCTAA
- the LOC126714439 gene encoding uncharacterized protein LOC126714439 isoform X2, translating to MTAPCPFCDVTVPWAELERHANSHFELEDEQRKQKRLATDRDLAQQIALAPFSPHSHSNNLVMDDMSCESSCDDAVRGCGESHIDEKIACLIGLQIRSPFYQVETGLMALLKNCLELEAGNSTSILSGYVDHFHSIESEDVGWGCGWRNIQMLSSHLLMRRQEAREVLFGGSGFVPDIASLQRWLEIAWERGFDALGSEHFNRKIYGSRNWIGATECAALFRSFGLRARIVDFGPKELESLCLSVPGSSLGAQVSKINDRGKRKVVQVYGPMDKYILGRHYDAPLAGSRGDENSRYSSMQLGSNLGGGSGDNVLNKCARKNKGSEVLVHWVWNYFSDESLSKSCHHRVAVSEKPPLYFQHDGHSRTVVGVQVKHQQNGTQQFSLLILDPAHRTAALKTSLKENDGWQKLIKRGVHTLKKPQYQLCYIDPGIASEGEMELLKRIDSIFLEF from the exons ATGACAGCTCCGTGCCCCTTTTGTGATGTAACAGTTCCTTGGGCAGAACTGGAAAg GCATGCTAACAGTCACTTTGAATTGGAAGATGAGCAGCGAAAGCAAAAAAGACTCGCTACGGACAGGGACTTGGCCCAGCAGATTGCTCTTGCCCCTTTTTCACCTCATTCTCACTCt AATAATCTAGTGATGGATGACATGTCATGTGAGTCGAGCTGTGATGATGCTGTTAGGGGTTGTGGAGAATCACATATTGATGAAAAGATTGCTTGCTTGATTGGTTTGCAGATTAGGAGCCCTTTTTACCAAGTTGAAACTGGTTTGATGGCTTTGTTGAAAAACTGTTTGGAATTAGAAGCAGGAAATTCGACAAGTATTTTGTCAGGTTATGTCGATCATTTTCATAGCATTGAATCTGAGGATGTTGGGTGGGGTTGTGGGTGGCGTAACATTCAAATGCTTAGCTCTCACTTGCTTATGCGAAGACAAGAAGCAAGAGAGGTTTTGTTTGGTGGTTCAGGATTTGTTCCCGATATAGCATCGCTTCAGAGATGGCTTGAGATTGCTTGGGAAAGGGGTTTTGATGCACTTGGCTCTGAACATTTCAATCGTAAAATTTATGGTTCAAGAAATTGGATTGGAGCTACTGAATGTGCTGCTCTATTCCGTTCTTTTGGGCTTCGCGCAAGAATAGTCGATTTTGGTCCAAAAGAACTTGAATCGCTTTGTCTTTCTGTTCCTGGTTCAAGTCTTGGGGCACAggtatcaaaaataaatgacagAGGCAAGAGGAAAGTAGTTCAGGTTTACGGACCGATGGATAAATACATTCTTGGGAGGCATTATGATGCTCCCCTAGCAGGTTCCAGAGGGGATGAAAATTCTAGATATTCTAGTATGCAGCTTGGTAGTAATTTAGGGGGTGGAAGTGGTGATAATGTTCTGAATAAATGTGCCAGAAAAAACAAGGGTTCGGAAGTTCTTGTTCATTGGGTGTGGAATTACTTTTCTGATGAGAGCTTAAGCAAATCTTGTCACCATCGTGTTGCTGTCAGCGAGAAACC ACCCTTGTATTTCCAACATGATGGACATTCAAGAACAGTCGTTGGAGTTCAAGTTAAACATCAACAGAATGGGACGCAGCAATTCAGTCTCTTAATTTTGGACCCTGCTCAT AGAACAGCAGCTCTAAAAACATCTCTTAAAGAGAATGATGGGTGGCAAAAGCTTATAAAAAGAGGGGTTCACACACTGAAGAAGCCACAATACCAG TTGTGTTACATTGATCCTGGAATTGCCAGTGAGGGGGAGATGGAGCTGCTTAAGAGAATAGATAGTATCTTTCTTGAATTCTAA
- the LOC126714439 gene encoding uncharacterized protein LOC126714439 isoform X3: MLTVTLNWKMSSESKKDSLRTGTWPSRLLLPLFHLILTLGRELKFHIEGRVITIFYFNNLVMDDMSCESSCDDAVRGCGESHIDEKIACLIGLQIRSPFYQVETGLMALLKNCLELEAGNSTSILSGYVDHFHSIESEDVGWGCGWRNIQMLSSHLLMRRQEAREVLFGGSGFVPDIASLQRWLEIAWERGFDALGSEHFNRKIYGSRNWIGATECAALFRSFGLRARIVDFGPKELESLCLSVPGSSLGAQVSKINDRGKRKVVQVYGPMDKYILGRHYDAPLAGSRGDENSRYSSMQLGSNLGGGSGDNVLNKCARKNKGSEVLVHWVWNYFSDESLSKSCHHRVAVSEKPPLYFQHDGHSRTVVGVQVKHQQNGTQQFSLLILDPAHRTAALKTSLKENDGWQKLIKRGVHTLKKPQYQLCYIDPGIASEGEMELLKRIDSIFLEF, translated from the exons ATGCTAACAGTCACTTTGAATTGGAAGATGAGCAGCGAAAGCAAAAAAGACTCGCTACGGACAGGGACTTGGCCCAGCAGATTGCTCTTGCCCCTTTTTCACCTCATTCTCACTCt GGGGAGAGAGTTGAAGTTTCACATCGAGGGAAGAGTAATTACTATTTTTTACTTT AATAATCTAGTGATGGATGACATGTCATGTGAGTCGAGCTGTGATGATGCTGTTAGGGGTTGTGGAGAATCACATATTGATGAAAAGATTGCTTGCTTGATTGGTTTGCAGATTAGGAGCCCTTTTTACCAAGTTGAAACTGGTTTGATGGCTTTGTTGAAAAACTGTTTGGAATTAGAAGCAGGAAATTCGACAAGTATTTTGTCAGGTTATGTCGATCATTTTCATAGCATTGAATCTGAGGATGTTGGGTGGGGTTGTGGGTGGCGTAACATTCAAATGCTTAGCTCTCACTTGCTTATGCGAAGACAAGAAGCAAGAGAGGTTTTGTTTGGTGGTTCAGGATTTGTTCCCGATATAGCATCGCTTCAGAGATGGCTTGAGATTGCTTGGGAAAGGGGTTTTGATGCACTTGGCTCTGAACATTTCAATCGTAAAATTTATGGTTCAAGAAATTGGATTGGAGCTACTGAATGTGCTGCTCTATTCCGTTCTTTTGGGCTTCGCGCAAGAATAGTCGATTTTGGTCCAAAAGAACTTGAATCGCTTTGTCTTTCTGTTCCTGGTTCAAGTCTTGGGGCACAggtatcaaaaataaatgacagAGGCAAGAGGAAAGTAGTTCAGGTTTACGGACCGATGGATAAATACATTCTTGGGAGGCATTATGATGCTCCCCTAGCAGGTTCCAGAGGGGATGAAAATTCTAGATATTCTAGTATGCAGCTTGGTAGTAATTTAGGGGGTGGAAGTGGTGATAATGTTCTGAATAAATGTGCCAGAAAAAACAAGGGTTCGGAAGTTCTTGTTCATTGGGTGTGGAATTACTTTTCTGATGAGAGCTTAAGCAAATCTTGTCACCATCGTGTTGCTGTCAGCGAGAAACC ACCCTTGTATTTCCAACATGATGGACATTCAAGAACAGTCGTTGGAGTTCAAGTTAAACATCAACAGAATGGGACGCAGCAATTCAGTCTCTTAATTTTGGACCCTGCTCAT AGAACAGCAGCTCTAAAAACATCTCTTAAAGAGAATGATGGGTGGCAAAAGCTTATAAAAAGAGGGGTTCACACACTGAAGAAGCCACAATACCAG TTGTGTTACATTGATCCTGGAATTGCCAGTGAGGGGGAGATGGAGCTGCTTAAGAGAATAGATAGTATCTTTCTTGAATTCTAA
- the LOC126714439 gene encoding uncharacterized protein LOC126714439 isoform X4 — MSSESKKDSLRTGTWPSRLLLPLFHLILTLGRELKFHIEGRVITIFYFNNLVMDDMSCESSCDDAVRGCGESHIDEKIACLIGLQIRSPFYQVETGLMALLKNCLELEAGNSTSILSGYVDHFHSIESEDVGWGCGWRNIQMLSSHLLMRRQEAREVLFGGSGFVPDIASLQRWLEIAWERGFDALGSEHFNRKIYGSRNWIGATECAALFRSFGLRARIVDFGPKELESLCLSVPGSSLGAQVSKINDRGKRKVVQVYGPMDKYILGRHYDAPLAGSRGDENSRYSSMQLGSNLGGGSGDNVLNKCARKNKGSEVLVHWVWNYFSDESLSKSCHHRVAVSEKPPLYFQHDGHSRTVVGVQVKHQQNGTQQFSLLILDPAHRTAALKTSLKENDGWQKLIKRGVHTLKKPQYQLCYIDPGIASEGEMELLKRIDSIFLEF, encoded by the exons ATGAGCAGCGAAAGCAAAAAAGACTCGCTACGGACAGGGACTTGGCCCAGCAGATTGCTCTTGCCCCTTTTTCACCTCATTCTCACTCt GGGGAGAGAGTTGAAGTTTCACATCGAGGGAAGAGTAATTACTATTTTTTACTTT AATAATCTAGTGATGGATGACATGTCATGTGAGTCGAGCTGTGATGATGCTGTTAGGGGTTGTGGAGAATCACATATTGATGAAAAGATTGCTTGCTTGATTGGTTTGCAGATTAGGAGCCCTTTTTACCAAGTTGAAACTGGTTTGATGGCTTTGTTGAAAAACTGTTTGGAATTAGAAGCAGGAAATTCGACAAGTATTTTGTCAGGTTATGTCGATCATTTTCATAGCATTGAATCTGAGGATGTTGGGTGGGGTTGTGGGTGGCGTAACATTCAAATGCTTAGCTCTCACTTGCTTATGCGAAGACAAGAAGCAAGAGAGGTTTTGTTTGGTGGTTCAGGATTTGTTCCCGATATAGCATCGCTTCAGAGATGGCTTGAGATTGCTTGGGAAAGGGGTTTTGATGCACTTGGCTCTGAACATTTCAATCGTAAAATTTATGGTTCAAGAAATTGGATTGGAGCTACTGAATGTGCTGCTCTATTCCGTTCTTTTGGGCTTCGCGCAAGAATAGTCGATTTTGGTCCAAAAGAACTTGAATCGCTTTGTCTTTCTGTTCCTGGTTCAAGTCTTGGGGCACAggtatcaaaaataaatgacagAGGCAAGAGGAAAGTAGTTCAGGTTTACGGACCGATGGATAAATACATTCTTGGGAGGCATTATGATGCTCCCCTAGCAGGTTCCAGAGGGGATGAAAATTCTAGATATTCTAGTATGCAGCTTGGTAGTAATTTAGGGGGTGGAAGTGGTGATAATGTTCTGAATAAATGTGCCAGAAAAAACAAGGGTTCGGAAGTTCTTGTTCATTGGGTGTGGAATTACTTTTCTGATGAGAGCTTAAGCAAATCTTGTCACCATCGTGTTGCTGTCAGCGAGAAACC ACCCTTGTATTTCCAACATGATGGACATTCAAGAACAGTCGTTGGAGTTCAAGTTAAACATCAACAGAATGGGACGCAGCAATTCAGTCTCTTAATTTTGGACCCTGCTCAT AGAACAGCAGCTCTAAAAACATCTCTTAAAGAGAATGATGGGTGGCAAAAGCTTATAAAAAGAGGGGTTCACACACTGAAGAAGCCACAATACCAG TTGTGTTACATTGATCCTGGAATTGCCAGTGAGGGGGAGATGGAGCTGCTTAAGAGAATAGATAGTATCTTTCTTGAATTCTAA